Sequence from the Argentina anserina chromosome 7, drPotAnse1.1, whole genome shotgun sequence genome:
gaggtgggtagtgcggctgtgctggtccgcagcgccgttgcggcctgccgtcgccggaatcggcgaatccgcacagtgcggacgtccgcacctgaagcggcctgtatatatatatatacagtctatatccatagtgaagcttcactctgaaattaccgagtgaagttccaattttggcacacttttcggtcaaattttttcaccataatcgattcaatatttaggtatgttattcaagatcatctatacaaaatttcatctaatttggatatcgttaaggtattgaaattagattaaatcaatgaatgaattaaaactgctgaacgtgaaccgtttgtgtaaatctcaattttgaaagctcaaaccattgtcaaattagatgaaactttgtagagatgatcttgaataacatacctaaatattgaatcacttatggtaaaaaaaattgaccgaaaagtgtgccaaaattagaacttcactctgtaatttcagagtgaagcttcactctggatatggactatatatatatatatatatgaccctTCCACTAATGGAATGTCTTTTAAAAAGATAGCCCATTTGACCAACTTCTTGATCACATTTCAACATCTCAACTGTTCAACATTTAGAttctaatgtgtagatcacatttgtaaaatttcaaccaaaatggaggtgtttaagacattcaaaattgagatttaactatgaactgttcatgtttgacagattTGGTGCGTCCATTGCTTTTaccaagtttgataccttaacaatcatcattttggctgaaattttacaaaggTGATCTACATATTAGATCCTAAAAGTTGAATGGTAGAGatgtaaaaatataattgaaaagttaatgaatgaattatcttttaaAAGACCCAAAAAATGCATCCCTCAGCGtaaggctatatatatatatcgagaGGCATACATCACGCCTTCATGAAGATCATTATGGTTATAATATAGTACGTGCATGGTTTGAAGCCTCGAGCGTAAATGATCATCATTCTGAAACCAAAAATAATATTCTGCACTCGTGCATACTCTTCAATTCATATATGGACGTACATATTCATTTGTTACAACAACAACTGAACTACATAAAATCTGGGCTGGCATGGCCTCCATATAGATCATATGAAGGACTCTATAAATGTAACCACTAAAGATCAAAGTTCTTCACTTCATCACAGGCAACTCGAGAGATAGAGGAGAGCCACAGATTCCCGTTCGAAGAAATGCTAAAGCTCATCATCACCCAAGAATCCCAAACAAATGGAAttacctttttctttttcctaccTGTTAATAAACCTTCAAATATTGCTGGCGGGGGCCTCTGGTTTTGCCTGTGAAAGCTATTAAATTTAGAGGGAGACAGGTTTGGTCTGAAAGAATCTTCATGCATGGAGCACCGGCCCCGACTGGAAATTAAGTCAACCCCCAAGTCCCAACAGAACCTCTGTTTTCCTTAATTTCTTAAATTTCTCGATCTCTAGTCTACACACTAATCTAGCAATTAAAGTATATATTGATCGTAAACTGTAATTTTCGTTTCTTAATTCTACTCACTTCATTTGCATGAGTACTCGTGATCCTATTTATGCGGATCTATTTGCTTGGAGATGAGGATGTCTGTCTTTTTCTCATCTACCCTAATTGAATAATCCAACATTcaacttcattcatcatcGTCATCAAGTATTTAACTATTTGTATTATTCATACATGATAATAAGCAGAtgccatgcatgcatgttggAATCGACCTCTCATTTTCATTGTTATTGCttagtttatttttttctgtTGACCATTGATGATATGATTCGAGTCTCAAGTCGATGCCTTCAAATTtcgaaagaaaacaagaaaaagaaatcgacgAAGACTCACAAGACCAGTATACAACTCACAACACCATTACACAATTCACAACTTAGAACTGTTTAGTAGGCTAATATATAACCATTAACGCTAACAACACTCCCCTTTCACTCTTTCATATTAACCCTTCCTTCTATGTTCTCATCATAAAATCGAATCTTTTCTCAAGATTAATTTGCAGATTATTTTTTCAGAGTTTAACAAAATTGACCTTGCGTTCTCATGAACTGCTAtcgaataagaaaagaaaccaaATGATCATTTACCAAATATATGCTAGCAATGAGGCCatgttgatttaattatctACGAAATTTGGTGTCACTTAATACTATAAGATATAACAAGGAATAATCATGGATCCAAATCTTCACTACTATAACTGGAGGTCCTCATTTGGTGTCAACAGCTTCACCAATAAATTGAAGTTATGAAAATACCCATATAAgagaaaattttaatttagttCATAATAGATCAATGATGGTTAATAAGGTAAAAATGTAACAAGTGGaaacaaatgaaataaaattaaaaagaaataattaTGGAGAAGAAACCACTACGGAGAAGTTATATATCATATTGATAAACCAActatttttaaaatgaataTCTGAAATCCGTGGAAATATAGATTGGTATATGCTAGTGATTACTTAATCTCAAGGCAATGAGTTTGTAGTCTCCTTTTCAGGCAGTTGTTGAGGGCCTTGAGAGCGACGTCTCACCGATATCACACTAGATTATCATTTGAAACGAACTATTACAAAAAATGAAGCATGCGAAATAACTAAACAATGCATTGAAAATTATGAAAAAGGTTGATAATATCCGTCATAATTCAGTATTTGACTaccataattgtcaatttcaGGCATGTAATAGTTACTTCACATATCCTATGATGTACTCGTACGGAAGTGAAACCAAAGATAACATATTTCTTATATGCTCAATGCTTTTATACTTATAATGAAACCAATTTGTTATTTGTCTGGGGAAATTTTTTGAACTCATCGATGTAACTGTAAGGGACCTTTGCAACAAAATTGCGAAGATGAAGTTCCTTTTAAAACCCAAAATCACAAGTAAACAAAACGAGTAGACAAAATAGGCCCCGTCATTCTAAACTGACTGTTTCAACAAAACCAGGTAAAGAGACCTTGAAACACTACGGATTGGCTGATCAGAAATATCTAATCTAGAGAAAGTGACATTCAGGAAATAATCtctatacgaaaatccacagtAGCTCCTTGAATATGCATCTCCAACTCTCCAAGAGACTAGCTATttcaaaaatattttgaaatttaactaaatttttactaatttTTATCTCATGCAGTATAACtaaaaattacttaagattaTCTTTAGCTAAATTTAGCTAGGGCTAGAGAAAAAAATAGATTTTTACTAAATTTTCTAATGTTCAATTTATAACTCAATTTGAGTACATAACTCATTAACATATTAGTTATAATTCATTCTTAGCCAtatttaactactaaaataactctcatggttggagatgctctttaAGAAACACACAAAGCATTAAAATCGAAACACATACAAAAGGCAGCCCAGGACTTTGAAGGTAAAGATAGCGATTAGCATAAAGCTGCAAGTTGGTCTTCCAGAACCTTTTGACAGATTTAAACAAAAGTAGCCATATGTATTCCGGCACATAAAATCTCATGTTGTTTTCCTCTATATGTGCATCACAAAGCATCCTAAGCTAAGATTATAACCAACAGAGTGGAGTTGTCCATCCCGTAAGGAAAAAATTCAAGCACCAGAAACTTGAAATGGCATTGCTGCATGCTATCCAGGTCAACTCAAATTCACCAACCATCAAACATCCTGAGGAAACAATTCCTAGAAAGATGGAGCTGAGAGGCTAAACCGAAATCCAGTCTTTCCTCTGTCATGATCGAATTTCTTCAGGATATAGTAGTAGTTGCACTGcagaaaagtaaaataaataaataaaccaaGCACATATTTTGCCAAATTTGAAACTAGCTAGCCATAAGATgcagaatttttttatttttttttaaataacaaTGCAAAAGTACCACAGGCACACCATTAACATACGAATTAAGCCACTACCGCAATATCATAGGATTATATTGTTTTGCCAATTCAATACCTCAGCAGGCAAATCAATTTGGAAGTTTGCCGAGACCAAAGTTCCAGAGAGTCAATTTCAGTGAATATGCGAGTATATGAGTATAGACCATGGACCAATAAAATCATTCTTATGGGTTCTGGATACCTAGCACCTATCCcctgattttcttttttcaattatACAATCGACCCCAGATTATCAATCTAAGCATTTATTATACTAAAAAatttgtaaaaagggtaaCTAACCTCGAGCCGAAAAAGTTTTGTGGGTATGACAATCCCAGCTCCAACTGAACTTCGAAACGACTCAACAAACCTCTGAAAGGAAAAGTTTTGGAATTCATTCTCCGACAGTTTTGCTACATTCCCAGCACCCGCAAAAACATGTCCATGAACTCCATGTTCTCTTAACCAGCGCAATGGAAGGTTAAATGAAATGTCTGCAAATGCAGAAACAGCAAGATCTCCTCCAACAAAATCTGTTCCAGAGGAATCTGAATTCTCATCATTAGAATTATCTTTGACACGTCTTCTTGGTTCAGTAGGGCCTAAACCTCTTGCTCTAAATCCCCACACTGTTGAAAGGCCCCCAGGAGTGCAGAGAGGAGAGGAATCACCGCCTAAGAAAAACCGATCCGGAAGAGATGAGGGTTTTTTCAGAAATCCATTCCCCCAAGGTAAGATCACACCTCCAGAGACCCCAAAGTTGAGCGCAGCATGATAAAATCCAAGTGGTAGCGCAAAGCGAAATTCAAGTTCCTGGTGCAAGTAATAGAAGGAAGTTGATAAGCAGAGCAACTAAGTAGAAATACTGCAGAGACAACGAGGATGATATACAATCTAAACCTAATCCAACGATCATACATTTCCCCCCTTTTTCTGTAAGTAGACAGTAAGGATTCCACAACCAGAAAAGGGTGTACTAACTAGAAAACTGATAAATTTGTGAACTATGTTAAAGCTGACAGTAGtcaacataaaaccaaaagaaaagggtGTGTACTAACCTGGCGCAAAAAACGGACACACCGACTATCAGGGGCCAGGCCACCAATGTGACTAGAAGAAACAAAAGCATAGCCTCGAGTTGGCCTCACAAATGAATTTCTCCTATCAAGGGTATATGTGTACTTTAGGGACGAAAGTAAGCCATGACCAAGCTGCCTTCTAATTGACCTGGAGGCCATTTGTGACGGATCTGTAAGTGTACGCCATCCAAGGTTATACACAATATCATGATGCCTGGTTGAAAATAAGCTAAGAGACAGCCCGGTCATTCGCTCTTTATAAGAGCATAACTCCAGCCAATCTTGGGAGAGCAAGTATGCACGCGCTTTCAGAGGAGTTTCAAAACCTTTGAATCGGGGTAAAAGCACACCAGCACTTACTTCTGATGCATGACCGTGACCATATGCCAAAGAAGCATCCCACAAGTCCCCATATCCAAACAAGTTTTTAAACTTGAGCGAACCTTCAGTTGTCCAAGATCTAGCCTACAAAAACAGTACAAACTTTATAAGCCATAAGAGATTGCATGTTTATGTATCtgttcaaaaatttaaaacaaaagagCACACAAATTGTGAAGGACTGCATGGAGTAACTCTTTTAGGCGCATTCAATCACTAAAATATAGTTATTTCCCCGTACACCCTTCTACACAACGAACCTCTTATTGTATGATGCATGATTCAACACAACTTCTCAATAAAACAACCACCAATAGACTCCAGAGTTTGCAGCACTACAATGCAGACACGTACAGGCAGACTGCTATTGACGAAAAGAGGGAAAGGACCCACAGGTTGAGAACTAAGCAGTATGCCTGCATAAGTGAAACACATAGGACCCCTTGTTGTATGTTATGTTATTAACACTTTCTATATTACAAACTCAACAGAGCTTCTGAGAGGATAACTTGGTGAACTACATCTAGACAATTAATTCTGTTAACCATTACATTTCGTCAACAACAATTGCCTAAACTAAATTTCGAACATACTCCATCTCTTCCAACATTCCGCACCTACGGAGTAGATCCAACATAGAAGTCATATTCAACTCTCATTATTACATGTTAGATGTCATTCACAAACCTGAAGCAAACTCGACGAGCTTAAACACTcatcctaacagtatatatgtacacGAAAACTCGTAATTTCGATAGTGTTTTCAATGCGAAAacaaatcataatctcatcaatTTAAGCCAAAGCAAAACCAGCAACACACACATAGAGCAAGAGCAAAGCAGAGAGGCCATACCGCGGGCTTAGTATAACATCCGAGTGTACCAGTAACCACATCCGCAGCCTCGTCGACGTGGACGATGACGTTGGAGGTTCCCGGCAGCTCCGGCGGGCCGGCATCGATCGTGATCCTCACCGCATCGAAGATTTCGAGTGCTCTAAGCTTAGCATTGGCCTTAGCCGAAGCCTGTACAAGCTCCTGAACAGTCCGGGCCTTCTTAATCCCATCCAGCTCGGCCTCGATCAGATACTCCTTCGTCTTCGTGTTCCCCTTTATCACTACATCGTGTACTCTTATCTCTATCTGCTCCCTCTCCATCCGCCGCCACAGGCCCTCCACCTTGGCCTTCGCCGTACGTACCCGCTCCTCCTCCGATGGCGGCGGCTCGTCCTCGTCGTCTTCGGCGTAGTCGGCGTCGGCGTCGTCTTCGAATTCGTCGTCATTGAGGTCCTCCGGGTCGGGTTCGTGGATGCCTTTGTGGTTGGGATTGGAGGAGGGCTGGTCTTCGGGGTcgattttagggtttaggtgTTCGGAGTCCGCcatgggagagagagagagagagagagaagggtggGTGTGGGTTTTGATTGGGAGAGGGGTTAGTGCGGCCAGCGGCGGGCTTTACTTTTTAATTGTTAACGCTGTGTGAAATCCACGCACATCTCTTGGGCTTGTATTTTCTTAtgtcattttattttctttctgtgaataatgtaattttttgttttttttagattTCTATATTACTACACTATCATCGTTAGTTATCCATAAATGTTTGCCCTAATACACATTATCGGTAGAGTTAAGTTTGGTTAATACCATGTTTAGTGTTACTAGATAACGAACTTCTTACGATAACTTCGTATTTTCATTTTGGTCTTATTGGATGGTGTTATGGTGGGTATTCCAAGTGATCAGTATTAGATAACACATTGCTTCTAAACAAAGACAAAGCAAACTGCTCTCTAGTCCCGTGTCATACCAAGCATGGTTTGATATCAGTATAACTTAAGATAATCCATATTATTTTGAGAACGTTTTTTAAAATAAGGAGGTCTGATGTAATTCTACGGAAACTGATTCAATACACCTATGTGACTGCACACCGACCAATATAATAATACTGAAAAGTAAAGTCAGTCAATCAAATCAtcaaaccaaaaatcaagACTAATTTGTCTATTTAACGGTGTTAAGTTGATCgcataataaaaaataataaaaggtaATTGAGATGGGCCCAGATGCATCATCTAGTTAATGTACTTATTtccttttgtattttttttctttgtaaaaAACATTTGAGCCCAAAACATTTTAAAGTCTACTTATTATTAAGAAATTAcattaatatttaaaaaaaattacgttaaattaaaagaaaaatgtaatgCAGTTTCTTTATTTGTTTCTTAACTAAACCTACATATATAACAtgcataaaataaattttgacaAAAAAGACTGCATTACTTggagaaattgagaaaatttgtcttgtaaataaatataataagaaTACTACAAGTTCCAACCTTATGCATTTTTTATACACCGTTTTTttacacatgtatatatttacaaaATAAACTCAATGCTATAGAGGTTAAACTTAATAACATCAAGTCATATTCATCAATTAATCCAAGTAGCGtagtattgttttttttttaaatatgtatTGATAGAGTTTTTGAGTTTACTTACGTGTGAGATTAAATGATAGTTAACATCCATTGTTGGTGATGATAGTGGTTACTAATATTTTATGGTAGAGTACTACTATTAAT
This genomic interval carries:
- the LOC126802355 gene encoding uncharacterized protein LOC126802355; the encoded protein is MADSEHLNPKIDPEDQPSSNPNHKGIHEPDPEDLNDDEFEDDADADYAEDDEDEPPPSEEERVRTAKAKVEGLWRRMEREQIEIRVHDVVIKGNTKTKEYLIEAELDGIKKARTVQELVQASAKANAKLRALEIFDAVRITIDAGPPELPGTSNVIVHVDEAADVVTGTLGCYTKPAARSWTTEGSLKFKNLFGYGDLWDASLAYGHGHASEVSAGVLLPRFKGFETPLKARAYLLSQDWLELCSYKERMTGLSLSLFSTRHHDIVYNLGWRTLTDPSQMASRSIRRQLGHGLLSSLKYTYTLDRRNSFVRPTRGYAFVSSSHIGGLAPDSRCVRFLRQELEFRFALPLGFYHAALNFGVSGGVILPWGNGFLKKPSSLPDRFFLGGDSSPLCTPGGLSTVWGFRARGLGPTEPRRRVKDNSNDENSDSSGTDFVGGDLAVSAFADISFNLPLRWLREHGVHGHVFAGAGNVAKLSENEFQNFSFQRFVESFRSSVGAGIVIPTKLFRLECNYYYILKKFDHDRGKTGFRFSLSAPSF